The following proteins are encoded in a genomic region of Danio rerio strain Tuebingen ecotype United States chromosome 16, GRCz12tu, whole genome shotgun sequence:
- the LOC141378251 gene encoding uncharacterized protein isoform X2, translated as MLAEIEDRLFICGADKRGKSPLYSINSVVGGRGVKRKAEDDFHSILGEGKPYALRKRIRVAELENTRDTEMSSYQEKTSSGGRGVKRKADDDFHSVLGEGKPYALRKRIKVAELENTRVDADTEASSSGGRGVKRKADDDFHSVLGEGKPYALRKRIRAAETSSDENSSSGGRGVKRKADDAFQSVSGGGKPSAHRKRIRVAELEKTSVDADTEASSSGGRGVKRKADDDLQSDSDGVKPYALRKRIKAAETSSDENSRSEAPRALKRKAGCLDQDTVAAKRVKTAQIQHGGSSKTAAEDRSSAKDRSSAKDSSSAKDSSSAKDSSSAKDSSSAKDSSSAKDSSSAKDSSSAKDSSSAEDSSSAKDSSSAKDSSSAEDSSSAEDSSSGSLLDRYVLGKKLGEGYHGTVYLATRKSDGQKVAIKIVTKKLLGTRYPMWTNTSTIYVIPEARHMMFLKEPPLCPHVIELYEYAVEGRKHYLVMEYASSYITLGKFIRKNNGRLSESVARQLIMQLIIAAQRCLEHGIHHDDIHLENILVNPKTLQLKLIDFGYSFFIPKTYWRSPYLGVTRYRKKEGEHFTYLFCAIHSYVSDVVRVLSHMVNGYRCFSRYGRPRCHPSLSADCRDLFKWVIGFRPETGPVLEEILEHKWFSMT; from the exons atgttagcagagatCGAAGACCGATTGTTCATCTGTGGTGCAGACAAAAGAGGAAAGAGTCCCCTCTACAGCATTAACAGCGTAG taggaggaagaggagtgaagaggaaagcggaggatgattttcacagtattttaggTGAAGGCAAACCATACGCTCTGCGGAAACGCATCAGAGTTGCAGAGCTGGAGAACACAAGAGACACAGAGATGAGCAGCTATCAAGAGAAAACCAGCTCAG gaggaagaggagtgaagcggaaagcggatgatgattttcacagtgttttaggTGAAGGTAAACCTTATGCACTGCGCAAACGCATCAAAGTTGCTGAGCTGGAGAACACAAGAGTGGACGCCGACACAGAGgcgtccagctcag gaggaagaggagtgaagaggaaagcggatgatgattttcacagtgttttaggTGAAGGTAAACCTTATGCACTGCGGAAACGCATCAGAGCTGCTGAGACGTCCAGCGATGAGAACAGCAGCTCAG gaggaagaggagtgaagcggAAAGCAGATGATGCTTTTCAGAGTGTTTCTGGTGGAGGTAAACCATCTGCCCACCGGAAACGCATCAGAGTTGCTGAGCTGGAGAAAACAAGTGTAGACGCCGACACAGAGgcgtccagctcag gaggaagaggagtgaagaggaaagcggatgatgatttgCAGAGTGATTCTGATGGAGTCAAACCATACGCTCTGCGGAAACGCATCAAAGCAGCAGAGACGTCCAGCGATGAGAACAGCCGCTCAG AAGCTCCAAGAGCACTGAAGAGGAAGGCTGGATGTCTGGATCAGGACACAGTTGCTGCAAAACGAGTGAAAACAGCCCAGATCCAACATGGCGGCAGCAGCAAAACTGCAGCAGAAGACAGAAGTTCAGCTAAAGACAGAAgttcagctaaagacagcagctcagctaaagacagcagctcagctaaagacagcagctcagctaaagacagcagctcagctaaagacagcagctcagctaaagacagcagctcagctaaagacagcagctcagctaaagacagcagctcagctgaagacagcagctcagctaaagacagcagctcagctaaagacagcagctcagctgaagacagcagctcagctgaaGACAGCAGCTCAG GATCTTTACTTGACAGATATGTGCTTGGGAAGAAGCTGGGAGAGGGATACCATGGCACTGTCTATCTGGCTACACGGAAATCTGACGGCCAGAAG GTTGCCATAAAAATTGTGACTAAAAAGCTTCTGGGAACGCGGTACCCGATG TGGACAAATACATCTACTATATATGTGATCCCAGAAGCACGTCATATGATGTTTCTCAAGGAACCTCCGCTCTGCCCGCACGTCATAGAGCTGTACGAGTACGCCGTGGAGGGAAGGAAACACTACCTGGTCATGGAGTACGCGTCCTCGTACATAACCTTGGGGAAGTTCATCAGGAAGAACAATGGCCGCTTGAGCGAGAGTGTTGCCCGGCAGCTGATCATGCAGCTCATTATTGCTGCACAGCGCTGCCTTGAACATGGCATACACCATGATGACATACATCTAGAAAACATCCTGGTCAATCCAAAGACCCTGCAGCTCAAGCTGATTGATTTTGGCTACagtttttttattccaaaaaccTACTGGAGATCCCCCTATCTGG GAGTAACGAGATACCGTAAAAAGGAGGGGGAACACTTCACATATCTTTTTTGTGCTATCCATTCGTATGTCAGTGATGTTGTACGAGTGCTGTCACATATGGTCAATGGATATCGCTGTTTCTCCAGATATGGACGTCCACGATGTCACCCCAGTTTGTCAGCAG ATTGCCGGGATCTGTTTAAGTGGGTGATCGGTTTCCGTCCTGAAACTGGACCTGTTTTAgaggagattttggagcacaagtGGTTCAGCATGACGTAG
- the LOC141378251 gene encoding uncharacterized protein isoform X1, whose product MSTRPFEILAEMESCKTLTVGGRGVKRKAEDDFHSILGEGKPYALRKRIRVAELENTRDTEMSSYQEKTSSGGRGVKRKADDDFHSVLGEGKPYALRKRIKVAELENTRVDADTEASSSGGRGVKRKADDDFHSVLGEGKPYALRKRIRAAETSSDENSSSGGRGVKRKADDAFQSVSGGGKPSAHRKRIRVAELEKTSVDADTEASSSGGRGVKRKADDDLQSDSDGVKPYALRKRIKAAETSSDENSRSEAPRALKRKAGCLDQDTVAAKRVKTAQIQHGGSSKTAAEDRSSAKDRSSAKDSSSAKDSSSAKDSSSAKDSSSAKDSSSAKDSSSAKDSSSAKDSSSAEDSSSAKDSSSAKDSSSAEDSSSAEDSSSGSLLDRYVLGKKLGEGYHGTVYLATRKSDGQKVAIKIVTKKLLGTRYPMWTNTSTIYVIPEARHMMFLKEPPLCPHVIELYEYAVEGRKHYLVMEYASSYITLGKFIRKNNGRLSESVARQLIMQLIIAAQRCLEHGIHHDDIHLENILVNPKTLQLKLIDFGYSFFIPKTYWRSPYLGVTRYRKKEGEHFTYLFCAIHSYVSDVVRVLSHMVNGYRCFSRYGRPRCHPSLSADCRDLFKWVIGFRPETGPVLEEILEHKWFSMT is encoded by the exons ATGTCTACAAGACCTTTCGAGATTCTAGCGGAAATGGAAAGTTGTAAGACTTTGACGG taggaggaagaggagtgaagaggaaagcggaggatgattttcacagtattttaggTGAAGGCAAACCATACGCTCTGCGGAAACGCATCAGAGTTGCAGAGCTGGAGAACACAAGAGACACAGAGATGAGCAGCTATCAAGAGAAAACCAGCTCAG gaggaagaggagtgaagcggaaagcggatgatgattttcacagtgttttaggTGAAGGTAAACCTTATGCACTGCGCAAACGCATCAAAGTTGCTGAGCTGGAGAACACAAGAGTGGACGCCGACACAGAGgcgtccagctcag gaggaagaggagtgaagaggaaagcggatgatgattttcacagtgttttaggTGAAGGTAAACCTTATGCACTGCGGAAACGCATCAGAGCTGCTGAGACGTCCAGCGATGAGAACAGCAGCTCAG gaggaagaggagtgaagcggAAAGCAGATGATGCTTTTCAGAGTGTTTCTGGTGGAGGTAAACCATCTGCCCACCGGAAACGCATCAGAGTTGCTGAGCTGGAGAAAACAAGTGTAGACGCCGACACAGAGgcgtccagctcag gaggaagaggagtgaagaggaaagcggatgatgatttgCAGAGTGATTCTGATGGAGTCAAACCATACGCTCTGCGGAAACGCATCAAAGCAGCAGAGACGTCCAGCGATGAGAACAGCCGCTCAG AAGCTCCAAGAGCACTGAAGAGGAAGGCTGGATGTCTGGATCAGGACACAGTTGCTGCAAAACGAGTGAAAACAGCCCAGATCCAACATGGCGGCAGCAGCAAAACTGCAGCAGAAGACAGAAGTTCAGCTAAAGACAGAAgttcagctaaagacagcagctcagctaaagacagcagctcagctaaagacagcagctcagctaaagacagcagctcagctaaagacagcagctcagctaaagacagcagctcagctaaagacagcagctcagctaaagacagcagctcagctgaagacagcagctcagctaaagacagcagctcagctaaagacagcagctcagctgaagacagcagctcagctgaaGACAGCAGCTCAG GATCTTTACTTGACAGATATGTGCTTGGGAAGAAGCTGGGAGAGGGATACCATGGCACTGTCTATCTGGCTACACGGAAATCTGACGGCCAGAAG GTTGCCATAAAAATTGTGACTAAAAAGCTTCTGGGAACGCGGTACCCGATG TGGACAAATACATCTACTATATATGTGATCCCAGAAGCACGTCATATGATGTTTCTCAAGGAACCTCCGCTCTGCCCGCACGTCATAGAGCTGTACGAGTACGCCGTGGAGGGAAGGAAACACTACCTGGTCATGGAGTACGCGTCCTCGTACATAACCTTGGGGAAGTTCATCAGGAAGAACAATGGCCGCTTGAGCGAGAGTGTTGCCCGGCAGCTGATCATGCAGCTCATTATTGCTGCACAGCGCTGCCTTGAACATGGCATACACCATGATGACATACATCTAGAAAACATCCTGGTCAATCCAAAGACCCTGCAGCTCAAGCTGATTGATTTTGGCTACagtttttttattccaaaaaccTACTGGAGATCCCCCTATCTGG GAGTAACGAGATACCGTAAAAAGGAGGGGGAACACTTCACATATCTTTTTTGTGCTATCCATTCGTATGTCAGTGATGTTGTACGAGTGCTGTCACATATGGTCAATGGATATCGCTGTTTCTCCAGATATGGACGTCCACGATGTCACCCCAGTTTGTCAGCAG ATTGCCGGGATCTGTTTAAGTGGGTGATCGGTTTCCGTCCTGAAACTGGACCTGTTTTAgaggagattttggagcacaagtGGTTCAGCATGACGTAG
- the LOC141378251 gene encoding uncharacterized protein isoform X3 produces the protein MSTRPFEILAEMESCKTLTVGGRGVKRKAEDDFHSILGEGKPYALRKRIRVAELENTRDTEMSSYQEKTSSGGRGVKRKADDDFHSVLGEGKPYALRKRIRAAETSSDENSSSGGRGVKRKADDAFQSVSGGGKPSAHRKRIRVAELEKTSVDADTEASSSGGRGVKRKADDDLQSDSDGVKPYALRKRIKAAETSSDENSRSEAPRALKRKAGCLDQDTVAAKRVKTAQIQHGGSSKTAAEDRSSAKDRSSAKDSSSAKDSSSAKDSSSAKDSSSAKDSSSAKDSSSAKDSSSAKDSSSAEDSSSAKDSSSAKDSSSAEDSSSAEDSSSGSLLDRYVLGKKLGEGYHGTVYLATRKSDGQKVAIKIVTKKLLGTRYPMWTNTSTIYVIPEARHMMFLKEPPLCPHVIELYEYAVEGRKHYLVMEYASSYITLGKFIRKNNGRLSESVARQLIMQLIIAAQRCLEHGIHHDDIHLENILVNPKTLQLKLIDFGYSFFIPKTYWRSPYLGVTRYRKKEGEHFTYLFCAIHSYVSDVVRVLSHMVNGYRCFSRYGRPRCHPSLSADCRDLFKWVIGFRPETGPVLEEILEHKWFSMT, from the exons ATGTCTACAAGACCTTTCGAGATTCTAGCGGAAATGGAAAGTTGTAAGACTTTGACGG taggaggaagaggagtgaagaggaaagcggaggatgattttcacagtattttaggTGAAGGCAAACCATACGCTCTGCGGAAACGCATCAGAGTTGCAGAGCTGGAGAACACAAGAGACACAGAGATGAGCAGCTATCAAGAGAAAACCAGCTCAG gaggaagaggagtgaagaggaaagcggatgatgattttcacagtgttttaggTGAAGGTAAACCTTATGCACTGCGGAAACGCATCAGAGCTGCTGAGACGTCCAGCGATGAGAACAGCAGCTCAG gaggaagaggagtgaagcggAAAGCAGATGATGCTTTTCAGAGTGTTTCTGGTGGAGGTAAACCATCTGCCCACCGGAAACGCATCAGAGTTGCTGAGCTGGAGAAAACAAGTGTAGACGCCGACACAGAGgcgtccagctcag gaggaagaggagtgaagaggaaagcggatgatgatttgCAGAGTGATTCTGATGGAGTCAAACCATACGCTCTGCGGAAACGCATCAAAGCAGCAGAGACGTCCAGCGATGAGAACAGCCGCTCAG AAGCTCCAAGAGCACTGAAGAGGAAGGCTGGATGTCTGGATCAGGACACAGTTGCTGCAAAACGAGTGAAAACAGCCCAGATCCAACATGGCGGCAGCAGCAAAACTGCAGCAGAAGACAGAAGTTCAGCTAAAGACAGAAgttcagctaaagacagcagctcagctaaagacagcagctcagctaaagacagcagctcagctaaagacagcagctcagctaaagacagcagctcagctaaagacagcagctcagctaaagacagcagctcagctaaagacagcagctcagctgaagacagcagctcagctaaagacagcagctcagctaaagacagcagctcagctgaagacagcagctcagctgaaGACAGCAGCTCAG GATCTTTACTTGACAGATATGTGCTTGGGAAGAAGCTGGGAGAGGGATACCATGGCACTGTCTATCTGGCTACACGGAAATCTGACGGCCAGAAG GTTGCCATAAAAATTGTGACTAAAAAGCTTCTGGGAACGCGGTACCCGATG TGGACAAATACATCTACTATATATGTGATCCCAGAAGCACGTCATATGATGTTTCTCAAGGAACCTCCGCTCTGCCCGCACGTCATAGAGCTGTACGAGTACGCCGTGGAGGGAAGGAAACACTACCTGGTCATGGAGTACGCGTCCTCGTACATAACCTTGGGGAAGTTCATCAGGAAGAACAATGGCCGCTTGAGCGAGAGTGTTGCCCGGCAGCTGATCATGCAGCTCATTATTGCTGCACAGCGCTGCCTTGAACATGGCATACACCATGATGACATACATCTAGAAAACATCCTGGTCAATCCAAAGACCCTGCAGCTCAAGCTGATTGATTTTGGCTACagtttttttattccaaaaaccTACTGGAGATCCCCCTATCTGG GAGTAACGAGATACCGTAAAAAGGAGGGGGAACACTTCACATATCTTTTTTGTGCTATCCATTCGTATGTCAGTGATGTTGTACGAGTGCTGTCACATATGGTCAATGGATATCGCTGTTTCTCCAGATATGGACGTCCACGATGTCACCCCAGTTTGTCAGCAG ATTGCCGGGATCTGTTTAAGTGGGTGATCGGTTTCCGTCCTGAAACTGGACCTGTTTTAgaggagattttggagcacaagtGGTTCAGCATGACGTAG
- the LOC141378251 gene encoding uncharacterized protein isoform X4: MSSYQEKTSSGGRGVKRKADDDFHSVLGEGKPYALRKRIKVAELENTRVDADTEASSSGGRGVKRKADDDFHSVLGEGKPYALRKRIRAAETSSDENSSSGGRGVKRKADDAFQSVSGGGKPSAHRKRIRVAELEKTSVDADTEASSSGGRGVKRKADDDLQSDSDGVKPYALRKRIKAAETSSDENSRSEAPRALKRKAGCLDQDTVAAKRVKTAQIQHGGSSKTAAEDRSSAKDRSSAKDSSSAKDSSSAKDSSSAKDSSSAKDSSSAKDSSSAKDSSSAKDSSSAEDSSSAKDSSSAKDSSSAEDSSSAEDSSSGSLLDRYVLGKKLGEGYHGTVYLATRKSDGQKVAIKIVTKKLLGTRYPMWTNTSTIYVIPEARHMMFLKEPPLCPHVIELYEYAVEGRKHYLVMEYASSYITLGKFIRKNNGRLSESVARQLIMQLIIAAQRCLEHGIHHDDIHLENILVNPKTLQLKLIDFGYSFFIPKTYWRSPYLGVTRYRKKEGEHFTYLFCAIHSYVSDVVRVLSHMVNGYRCFSRYGRPRCHPSLSADCRDLFKWVIGFRPETGPVLEEILEHKWFSMT, encoded by the exons ATGAGCAGCTATCAAGAGAAAACCAGCTCAG gaggaagaggagtgaagcggaaagcggatgatgattttcacagtgttttaggTGAAGGTAAACCTTATGCACTGCGCAAACGCATCAAAGTTGCTGAGCTGGAGAACACAAGAGTGGACGCCGACACAGAGgcgtccagctcag gaggaagaggagtgaagaggaaagcggatgatgattttcacagtgttttaggTGAAGGTAAACCTTATGCACTGCGGAAACGCATCAGAGCTGCTGAGACGTCCAGCGATGAGAACAGCAGCTCAG gaggaagaggagtgaagcggAAAGCAGATGATGCTTTTCAGAGTGTTTCTGGTGGAGGTAAACCATCTGCCCACCGGAAACGCATCAGAGTTGCTGAGCTGGAGAAAACAAGTGTAGACGCCGACACAGAGgcgtccagctcag gaggaagaggagtgaagaggaaagcggatgatgatttgCAGAGTGATTCTGATGGAGTCAAACCATACGCTCTGCGGAAACGCATCAAAGCAGCAGAGACGTCCAGCGATGAGAACAGCCGCTCAG AAGCTCCAAGAGCACTGAAGAGGAAGGCTGGATGTCTGGATCAGGACACAGTTGCTGCAAAACGAGTGAAAACAGCCCAGATCCAACATGGCGGCAGCAGCAAAACTGCAGCAGAAGACAGAAGTTCAGCTAAAGACAGAAgttcagctaaagacagcagctcagctaaagacagcagctcagctaaagacagcagctcagctaaagacagcagctcagctaaagacagcagctcagctaaagacagcagctcagctaaagacagcagctcagctaaagacagcagctcagctgaagacagcagctcagctaaagacagcagctcagctaaagacagcagctcagctgaagacagcagctcagctgaaGACAGCAGCTCAG GATCTTTACTTGACAGATATGTGCTTGGGAAGAAGCTGGGAGAGGGATACCATGGCACTGTCTATCTGGCTACACGGAAATCTGACGGCCAGAAG GTTGCCATAAAAATTGTGACTAAAAAGCTTCTGGGAACGCGGTACCCGATG TGGACAAATACATCTACTATATATGTGATCCCAGAAGCACGTCATATGATGTTTCTCAAGGAACCTCCGCTCTGCCCGCACGTCATAGAGCTGTACGAGTACGCCGTGGAGGGAAGGAAACACTACCTGGTCATGGAGTACGCGTCCTCGTACATAACCTTGGGGAAGTTCATCAGGAAGAACAATGGCCGCTTGAGCGAGAGTGTTGCCCGGCAGCTGATCATGCAGCTCATTATTGCTGCACAGCGCTGCCTTGAACATGGCATACACCATGATGACATACATCTAGAAAACATCCTGGTCAATCCAAAGACCCTGCAGCTCAAGCTGATTGATTTTGGCTACagtttttttattccaaaaaccTACTGGAGATCCCCCTATCTGG GAGTAACGAGATACCGTAAAAAGGAGGGGGAACACTTCACATATCTTTTTTGTGCTATCCATTCGTATGTCAGTGATGTTGTACGAGTGCTGTCACATATGGTCAATGGATATCGCTGTTTCTCCAGATATGGACGTCCACGATGTCACCCCAGTTTGTCAGCAG ATTGCCGGGATCTGTTTAAGTGGGTGATCGGTTTCCGTCCTGAAACTGGACCTGTTTTAgaggagattttggagcacaagtGGTTCAGCATGACGTAG